In Deltaproteobacteria bacterium, the following proteins share a genomic window:
- a CDS encoding 16S rRNA (cytosine(1402)-N(4))-methyltransferase produces the protein MWSSRACLLTSRSRTRITWTKSCEKRGITLTSTAAVSLLNSGPVAEKETRHVPVMVSEVLDSLSPGSGGIYVDATLGLGGHAEAMLTRYPGIKLVLGLDRDIETLERAKSRLSPFGEGVIRLIHSNFIHLHDILLSNRIGQVDGILMDLGISTFHLENSGRGFSFSRDEPLDMRMDLSGAVTAADLVNKLPAERLTELIQTYGEERWAKRIVKCICDRRKTAPILTSADLAKVVANAIPRKYHPRRIHAATRTFQALRIAVNRELDDLEEALNTFPSCLKPGGRLCIISFHSLEDRLVKTAFREDNRLKPLTKKPLVPGPEEIRINPRARSAKLRVAQCIELLAQPN, from the coding sequence ATGTGGTCCTCTCGGGCATGCTTACTTACTTCGAGGTCTCGAACAAGGATAACCTGGACAAAGAGTTGCGAAAAACGAGGGATAACTTTGACGAGTACAGCAGCAGTATCACTGCTAAATTCGGGGCCAGTGGCTGAAAAGGAGACCAGACATGTACCTGTAATGGTCTCTGAAGTACTGGATAGTCTTTCGCCGGGGTCCGGAGGGATCTATGTTGATGCAACACTGGGGCTGGGAGGCCATGCGGAGGCCATGTTGACAAGGTACCCCGGGATCAAATTGGTCCTCGGCCTTGACCGTGACATAGAAACCCTGGAGCGGGCCAAATCCAGGTTGAGCCCATTTGGAGAAGGGGTAATTCGATTGATTCACAGCAACTTTATCCATCTCCATGATATCCTCTTATCCAACAGAATAGGGCAAGTTGACGGGATACTCATGGACCTCGGAATTTCCACCTTCCACCTGGAAAACAGCGGGAGGGGCTTCAGTTTTTCCAGAGACGAGCCCCTTGACATGCGAATGGATCTCTCCGGCGCAGTGACTGCTGCCGATCTGGTCAACAAGCTTCCGGCAGAAAGATTGACCGAGCTTATCCAGACATACGGAGAAGAGAGATGGGCAAAGAGAATTGTCAAATGCATATGTGACAGGCGGAAGACCGCCCCGATTCTGACCTCGGCGGACTTGGCAAAGGTGGTTGCCAATGCCATTCCCAGGAAATACCATCCCCGCCGAATTCATGCCGCCACGAGGACCTTCCAGGCGCTTCGAATCGCTGTGAACAGAGAGCTGGACGACCTTGAAGAGGCCCTTAATACATTCCCGTCCTGCCTGAAACCTGGGGGACGACTGTGTATTATCTCTTTTCATTCCCTTGAAGACCGTCTGGTAAAGACCGCTTTCAGAGAAGATAACAGACTGAAACCCTTGACCAAGAAACCTCTGGTACCGGGCCCTGAGGAGATACGCATTAATCCCAGGGCCAGGAGTGCCAAACTGAGAGTAGCTCAATGTATAGAACTGCTGGCGCAACCCAATTAA
- the mraZ gene encoding division/cell wall cluster transcriptional repressor MraZ, with protein MFRGRSAHVLDAKGRLSIPARFREVLQAKYDGRLIVTNLPSCLAAYPFEEWRKIEEHFSRFQFGPPEVVAFKRYLLGAAAECPLDGQGRILIPLRLREEAGLTKDVVLSGMLTYFEVSNKDNLDKELRKTRDNFDEYSSSITAKFGASG; from the coding sequence ATGTTCAGGGGAAGGTCGGCCCATGTCTTAGACGCCAAGGGCCGTCTCAGCATCCCGGCCCGTTTCAGAGAGGTCTTGCAGGCAAAATACGATGGCCGGTTGATAGTCACCAACCTGCCCTCCTGTCTCGCAGCTTATCCTTTTGAAGAATGGCGAAAAATAGAAGAGCATTTCAGCCGGTTCCAATTCGGACCTCCTGAGGTCGTCGCCTTTAAAAGGTATTTGTTGGGAGCAGCAGCGGAATGTCCCTTGGACGGCCAGGGAAGGATATTGATCCCTCTGAGGCTCCGTGAAGAAGCGGGGCTTACCAAGGATGTGGTCCTCTCGGGCATGCTTACTTACTTCGAGGTCTCGAACAAGGATAACCTGGACAAAGAGTTGCGAAAAACGAGGGATAACTTTGACGAGTACAGCAGCAGTATCACTGCTAAATTCGGGGCCAGTGGCTGA
- the mltG gene encoding endolytic transglycosylase MltG: MHYKNPEHDSVEKSDLKNMRIIREFWLPILLYLIFLSGYQIWKGCTLPVSETGKNKIIIIPTGSTFSSAVQLLEAEGLIKSKRYFYILAWWGNATTRIQAGEYELSPTQTPVEILDYLVQGKTRQYIVTIPEGYNLFQINGLLENAKLTSGDSFLKVARNRKILKTLGIEADSAEGYIYPDTYQLTKGATELEMLRTFVNRFWGVWNSEGFSSRAEELGVKVHDIVILASIVEKEAMQSWERPLIACVFWNRLKKNMPLQADPTVHYGILVETRVRKRRLRWKDLRKATPYNTYVNKGLPKGPISNPGKESIRATLYPSKKDYFYFVSKNNGTHYFSRTLDEHNRAVDQYQRRRKYRPRKEIKPDLSQTALPSSPTLNHQSFSY; encoded by the coding sequence TTGCATTACAAAAACCCTGAACATGATTCTGTTGAAAAATCCGATCTAAAGAATATGCGCATAATACGTGAATTCTGGTTGCCAATTTTGCTCTACTTAATCTTTCTGTCCGGTTATCAGATATGGAAAGGATGTACCCTGCCCGTTTCGGAAACGGGAAAAAATAAGATCATAATAATTCCCACAGGGAGCACCTTCTCCTCGGCAGTACAGCTACTTGAGGCAGAAGGCTTAATAAAATCCAAAAGGTATTTTTATATCCTTGCCTGGTGGGGAAATGCAACAACCAGGATCCAGGCAGGGGAATACGAACTTTCCCCGACCCAAACGCCTGTAGAGATCCTGGATTATCTGGTCCAGGGAAAGACCCGCCAGTATATTGTCACCATCCCCGAGGGCTATAACCTGTTTCAAATAAACGGCCTTCTTGAAAATGCAAAATTGACATCCGGCGATTCATTCCTCAAGGTGGCAAGGAACCGTAAGATCTTGAAGACCCTTGGCATAGAGGCTGATAGTGCTGAGGGCTATATTTACCCTGATACCTATCAGTTGACCAAGGGCGCCACGGAACTTGAGATGCTCCGAACCTTTGTTAACCGTTTCTGGGGAGTATGGAATTCAGAAGGATTCAGCAGCAGAGCAGAAGAATTGGGTGTTAAAGTCCACGATATAGTAATACTTGCTTCCATAGTGGAAAAAGAGGCTATGCAATCATGGGAAAGGCCGTTAATTGCTTGTGTATTCTGGAATCGGCTAAAAAAGAATATGCCTCTCCAGGCAGATCCAACCGTTCATTACGGGATACTTGTGGAAACCAGGGTAAGGAAGCGCCGTCTCAGGTGGAAAGACCTCAGAAAAGCCACCCCCTATAACACTTACGTAAACAAAGGTCTCCCCAAAGGGCCGATTTCAAATCCGGGTAAGGAGTCCATCAGGGCGACTCTCTATCCATCAAAAAAGGATTATTTCTATTTTGTTTCAAAAAACAACGGAACACATTATTTTTCCCGGACCCTGGATGAACACAACAGGGCGGTAGATCAGTATCAACGCCGACGTAAATACCGGCCCAGAAAAGAAATCAAACCTGATCTATCACAAACCGCTCTTCCATCTTCCCCCACTTTAAACCACCAGTCTTTTTCTTATTAA
- a CDS encoding threonylcarbamoyl-AMP synthase, translating into MVQSPDRILIRLAADIIKRGGVVAFPTETSYGLGASIIQTEALERIYVIKKRPRHKPLLVLISDTSDLIHLASRVPPAAVALMERLWPGPLTLLLPARPGLPWPLCADTGKVGVRISSHPWAHSLVTILGNPVTATSANLSGHPAACKAEEVADQLRSTPPDYILDGGPVSGGPPSTIIDVSIDPPEIIREGAISPKDIRDVTG; encoded by the coding sequence ATGGTACAGTCACCTGACCGCATATTGATCCGGCTGGCTGCGGATATAATTAAGAGGGGCGGAGTAGTAGCCTTTCCCACCGAAACGAGCTATGGGCTTGGGGCCTCAATAATTCAAACAGAAGCCCTTGAACGAATATATGTAATCAAAAAAAGGCCGAGACACAAGCCGCTCTTGGTCCTCATTTCAGATACCTCGGATCTCATCCATCTGGCCAGCCGGGTTCCGCCGGCAGCGGTTGCCTTGATGGAGCGTCTCTGGCCGGGCCCCTTGACCCTGCTTTTACCGGCCAGACCCGGGCTGCCATGGCCGCTCTGTGCGGATACAGGCAAGGTAGGTGTAAGGATTTCCAGCCATCCATGGGCACATTCACTGGTGACAATCCTGGGAAACCCCGTGACCGCTACCAGTGCAAACCTCTCAGGACACCCTGCCGCCTGTAAAGCCGAGGAAGTTGCGGATCAATTACGGTCTACACCCCCTGACTATATACTGGATGGGGGTCCTGTATCCGGAGGGCCTCCATCCACGATCATAGATGTAAGTATTGATCCTCCTGAAATTATACGGGAGGGGGCTATCAGCCCTAAAGATATCAGAGATGTTACAGGCTGA
- a CDS encoding phosphoribosylamine--glycine ligase: protein MDQKKILVIGSGGREHAICWKLASSPKISRVFCAPGNSGISQHAACISLRVSDINGLVSFVKKEGIDMTVVGPEAPLVEGLADSFSKHGLAVFGPTKAAAEIEASKVFSKELLTEAGIRTGSYKVFTDPDAAFDYVKSIVGVPVAIKADGLAAGKGVLLAHSLAEAEEAIDLILRKKVFGEAGNRLIVEEFLTGEEASFMAVTDGTTVLPLATSQDHKSVFDNDMGPNTGGMGAYSPAPVVSSALFDDIMENIMRPAVKAMAKAKRPYQGVLYGGLMIRDGIPEVLEFNCRFGDPEAQPILMRLRTDLMEIFEAALEGRLNEIKLEWDPRTAVCVVMASGGYPGNYETGKVIHGLEKVAEMQDVMVFHAGTAKDGDRFVTSGGRVLGVTALGNTISEAIDLAYEAVGQISWEGMHYRRDIGQKALRHTSGAAGMPGNRHTGSTAKVGIVMGSLSDKEVMEAARDILNEFGIACELRVASAHRSPGLTASYAGEAEARGIKVLIAGAGMAAHLAGTLAANTILPVIGVPVGNSALNGIDALLSTAQMPPGVPVATMAIGEAGAKNAALLALQILALEDRDLARKLKEYREAQAKEIEELEIGN from the coding sequence ATGGATCAGAAAAAAATCCTGGTAATAGGTTCCGGAGGACGTGAACACGCCATTTGCTGGAAGCTGGCATCCAGTCCCAAAATTTCCAGAGTATTCTGCGCGCCCGGAAATTCCGGCATAAGTCAACATGCCGCCTGCATATCCTTAAGGGTCTCTGACATTAACGGCCTTGTATCATTTGTCAAAAAGGAAGGTATCGATATGACGGTTGTAGGCCCGGAAGCCCCCCTGGTTGAGGGCCTGGCAGACAGTTTCAGCAAGCATGGACTTGCAGTATTCGGGCCCACTAAAGCGGCTGCTGAGATCGAGGCCAGCAAGGTATTTTCAAAGGAACTGCTGACTGAAGCAGGCATTCGAACAGGGTCCTACAAGGTCTTTACCGATCCGGATGCCGCATTTGATTATGTCAAGAGCATAGTTGGAGTGCCTGTTGCAATAAAGGCGGACGGGCTGGCGGCCGGCAAAGGGGTGTTGCTTGCTCATAGCCTTGCCGAGGCGGAGGAGGCAATAGATCTTATCCTTCGCAAAAAGGTCTTTGGCGAAGCAGGCAATCGACTTATAGTAGAGGAATTTCTCACCGGAGAAGAGGCCTCCTTCATGGCTGTAACCGACGGGACGACAGTCCTTCCCCTTGCCACTTCCCAGGATCATAAGTCTGTATTTGATAATGACATGGGGCCCAATACCGGCGGTATGGGTGCCTACTCTCCGGCACCAGTGGTAAGCAGCGCCCTGTTTGACGATATTATGGAAAACATTATGAGGCCCGCTGTGAAAGCCATGGCAAAGGCAAAAAGGCCCTATCAGGGAGTGCTTTACGGCGGGCTTATGATTAGAGATGGCATACCAGAGGTCCTGGAATTTAACTGCCGGTTCGGTGACCCTGAGGCCCAGCCGATCCTGATGAGACTCCGCACTGACCTGATGGAGATATTTGAGGCAGCACTTGAAGGCAGGCTGAATGAAATAAAACTTGAGTGGGATCCAAGGACTGCCGTCTGCGTTGTCATGGCCTCCGGAGGCTATCCTGGAAATTACGAGACAGGCAAGGTTATTCACGGGCTGGAAAAAGTGGCTGAGATGCAAGACGTGATGGTTTTTCACGCAGGGACTGCCAAGGATGGAGATCGATTCGTCACATCCGGCGGAAGGGTCCTGGGGGTTACGGCACTCGGGAATACTATTTCAGAGGCGATAGACCTTGCATATGAAGCAGTTGGACAGATCTCCTGGGAGGGGATGCACTATAGAAGGGATATCGGCCAAAAGGCTCTCAGACACACGTCCGGTGCTGCCGGTATGCCGGGAAACCGGCATACCGGCAGCACCGCCAAGGTGGGCATTGTCATGGGAAGTCTCAGTGACAAAGAGGTTATGGAAGCGGCCAGGGATATTCTGAACGAGTTTGGCATAGCCTGTGAGTTGAGGGTTGCCTCGGCCCATCGTTCCCCCGGGCTTACCGCGTCATACGCCGGGGAGGCAGAGGCCAGAGGGATAAAGGTCCTGATTGCCGGCGCCGGAATGGCCGCGCACCTGGCCGGCACCCTGGCAGCGAATACGATCCTTCCGGTGATAGGGGTGCCGGTAGGCAATTCGGCACTGAACGGAATTGATGCCCTGCTTTCCACTGCCCAGATGCCGCCCGGCGTTCCGGTTGCAACCATGGCAATAGGAGAAGCCGGAGCAAAAAATGCCGCCTTGTTGGCACTTCAGATCCTGGCGTTGGAAGACCGGGACCTTGCTAGGAAATTGAAGGAATACAGAGAGGCCCAGGCAAAAGAGATAGAGGAACTTGAGATTGGAAATTAG